From the Candidatus Methylomirabilis sp. genome, the window AAGGGCGCCCCCGTCGTTGCTGTGTCCGCTGTCACCGGGCAAGGGCTCCCGCAGTTGCGAGCGGTGCTGCGCGAGGCGGCCGAGACGATCGAGCCGAAGCGCCATGACGGGATTTTCCGTCTTCCGATCGATCGGGTCTTTACCATCAAAGGGTTCGGTACTGTGGTGACCGGGACCCTGTGGTCCGGGACGGTGCGGGTCGGGGACGAGGTGGTCGTCCTGCCTTTGGAGCTGCGTTCGCGGGTCCGCCGACTGCAGGTCCATAGCCAGACGGTGGAGCAGGCCTGGGCGGGGCAGCGGATTGCTGTCAACCTGCCCGGTCTCGAGGTGGATCAACTCAATCGAGGCGATCTTCTGGCCTTTCCTGGCGCTCTGAAACCCACCATGGCCTTCGACGCATCGTTAGCTCTACTGAAGGACGGTCCCCGTGCCTTGCGGAACCGGGCGAGGGTCCGGTTCCACTTGGGAACGAGCGAGATCCTGGCCCGTGTCGTACTGCTCGATCGTGAGGAATTGAAGCCTGGCGAAGAGACATTCGCTCACTTGCGACTGGAGGGAATGGCCAGCGCTCTGGCCGGCGACCGGTACGTGATCCGAAGCTACTCGCCTGCCCAGACGGTCGGTGGCGGGAGCATCCTCGACCCAAATCCTCCCGTGCGACGGCGGGCCAGGGCGCCGTTGCTCGAACACCTCAAGGTCCTGCAGACCGGCACATCTGGTCAGCAGGTCGAGCGCCTGCTGCTGCAAGCCGGTCCAGTGCCGATCACGCTGGAGGCGCTCAGGGTTTCGGCCAGCCTGGATGAGACCACGCTGCGGCGAGAGATCGCGCGCCTCGTAGAGGACGGCGTGGCTATGGCGATGGGTGCGAAAGGCGATCTCGGATATGTTCACCAGATGAGCTACGATCGCTTGGCGACGGAGGTTCTGTCTCGCCTGGAGGAGTTCCACAGGCAAGAACCCCTCAAGGATGGGCTGCCGAAGGAAGAGCTGCGGTCAAAGCTCCATCAGGTTGGACCGGTCCTGTTCGCTCGTCTCTTGCAGGATCTCGCACAGACGCAGCGAATCGCCATTGACCGGGAGAAGGTGCGGCATTTCCTGCATCGCCCTACCCTCTCAGCAATGGAGCAGGCCGTCAAAGAACGATTGGCCGCGATCTATCAGCAGGCAGGATTTCAGCCGCCGGATTTGGAGCCGGCGCTTACCCAGGCCGGAGCAGACCGCAAGACCGGGATCACGATCTTTCATCGCCTTGCCGATGAAGGGACAGTAATCAAGATCAAAGATAATCTCTATCTTCATCGCGACCATTATAGCCACGCGAAGGAGATGCTCCTTGCCCACTTCACGCTCCATACTGCCATTACGGTCCAGCAGTTTAAGGAGCTCCTGGGGGTGAGTCGAAAGTTCGCTATCCCGTTTCTGGAGCATTTCGACAGTGCCAAGCTGACCCGTCGGCACAATGATGAGCGGGTCCTCTACGTGTAGGGGCCGCGAGGGAGGAA encodes:
- the selB gene encoding selenocysteine-specific translation elongation factor — protein: MKHIIIGTAGHIDHGKTALVKALTGIDTDRLKEEKERGISIELGFANLALSDDLQLGIVDVPGHERFVKTMLAGIGGIDLVVLVIGADEGVMPQTREHLHICELLQVKRGVVALTKVDLVEPDWLEMVQADLKGFLAGTFLKGAPVVAVSAVTGQGLPQLRAVLREAAETIEPKRHDGIFRLPIDRVFTIKGFGTVVTGTLWSGTVRVGDEVVVLPLELRSRVRRLQVHSQTVEQAWAGQRIAVNLPGLEVDQLNRGDLLAFPGALKPTMAFDASLALLKDGPRALRNRARVRFHLGTSEILARVVLLDREELKPGEETFAHLRLEGMASALAGDRYVIRSYSPAQTVGGGSILDPNPPVRRRARAPLLEHLKVLQTGTSGQQVERLLLQAGPVPITLEALRVSASLDETTLRREIARLVEDGVAMAMGAKGDLGYVHQMSYDRLATEVLSRLEEFHRQEPLKDGLPKEELRSKLHQVGPVLFARLLQDLAQTQRIAIDREKVRHFLHRPTLSAMEQAVKERLAAIYQQAGFQPPDLEPALTQAGADRKTGITIFHRLADEGTVIKIKDNLYLHRDHYSHAKEMLLAHFTLHTAITVQQFKELLGVSRKFAIPFLEHFDSAKLTRRHNDERVLYV